The following proteins are encoded in a genomic region of Salvelinus namaycush isolate Seneca chromosome 12, SaNama_1.0, whole genome shotgun sequence:
- the LOC120057412 gene encoding max-binding protein MNT-like: MSIDTLLEAARYLEWQAQQQQITHEEERCREKAELHSREAESRRAEVVTCADQPIRFNHVTWGSSQHWPESSQHCQHQHLSPSSHPLPLSLPPPPISIAVIPMVPVVTATPSVPPLPVITTIAAAATSLHLGGAQVMKGGSSPTRQQPIQRQLAVQVKAEPNSMTPQTGGSPSQSQPPTQIPYPTSIITKAASQHALLPQQAIPTQPRPNGTIMDDLRGLDGKRRPGGAGTREVHNKLEKNRRAHLKDCFDTLKKNVPNVDEKKTSNLSVLRSALRYIQTLKRKEKEYEHEMERLAREKISTQQRLAELKNELSQCMDVMEIDKVLRQTVQPEDDQASTSTASEGEDNFNQDIDEDLSPPPPPFSLPIIQAKSFLTPHLSITHKTLSSGVLTSPSLLAPPPHPQAIAPAPPPHPHPTVQVSPKVIAHPSVIQAVNHVLPANHKHLTHIAPSPSPASSISQPITAAAAAAHQTITAQPIGHITVHPVAHLGGPLPPHMYPQGLTVSQPTVLGHITHTFTHHTLPHVQASHATANVPQVNGAAVPGQCGSSLGKPTTMLAHHHHHHHHPQLVGQTTVLNPVTMVTVPPFPVSTLKLA; the protein is encoded by the exons AGGAGGAGCGTTGCAGAGAGAAGGCGGAGCTTCACAGCCGGGAGGCAGAGTCCAGACGAGCAGAGGTTGTGACCTGTGCGGACCAGCCAATCAGATTCAACCATGTCACCTGGGGGTCATCACAGCATTGGCCTGAGTCATCACAACATTGTCAGCACcagcacctctctccctcctctcaccctcttcccctctccctccctcctccccccatctCCATCGCTGTCATCCCCATGGTACCCGTTGTCACCGCTACGCCCTCTGTACCGCCCCTTCCCGTCATCACAACGATCGCTGCCGCGGCAACCTCACTCCACCTCGGAGGCGCCCAGGTGATGAAGGGAGGCTCCTCCCCTACTCGGCAGCAGCCAATCCAGCGCCAGCTGGCAGTCCAGGTGAAGGCGGAGCCTAACTCGATGACGCCACAGACGGGCGGAAGCCCTAGCCAATCCCAACCTCCAACTCAGATTCCGTACCCGACCTCCATCATCACCAAAGCCGCTTCCCAACATGCACTACTTCCCCAGCAAGCCATTCCCACGCAGCCACGCCCAAACGGAACCATCATGGATGACCTGAGAGGGTTGGACGGGAAGAGACGAcctggagg AGCTGGAACCAGAGAGGTGCACAACAAACTGGAGAAGAACAGAAGAGCTCACTTGAAGGATTGTTTTGATACGCTGAAGAAGAACGTTCCAAACGTAGATGAGAAGAAGACCTCCAACCTCAGTGTTCTACGCAGCGCCCTGAGATACATACAG ACTCTGAAGCGAAAGGAGAAGGAGTATGAACATGAGATGGAGCGTCTGGCGAGAGAGAAGATCTCCACGCAACAGAGACTGGCTGAGCTGAAGAACGAGCTAAGTCAGTGTATGGACGTTATGGAGATAGACAAGGTCCTCAGACAGACCGTACAACCAGAGGACGACCAGGCTTCTACTTCTACTGCCTCAG aagGGGAAGACAACTTTAACCAGGACATTGATGAagacctctcccctcctcctccacccttctCCCTCCCCATTATACAGGCCAAATCATtcctcactcctcacctctccatcACACACAAGACCCTTTCCTCTGGGGTTCTGACCAGCCCCTCCCTCTTGgccccccctcctcacccccaaGCTATCGCCCCCGCCCCGCCACCTCACCCCCATCCGACAGTCCAAGTCTCGCCCAAAGTCATCGCCCACCCCTCCGTCATCCAGGCTGTCAATCACGTCCTCCCGGCTAATCACAAACACCTTACGCACATCGCTCCCTCCCCCAGTCCTGCCTCCTCCATCTCGCAGCCAATCACAGCAGCCGCCGCCGCTGCCCACCAGACAATCACGGCCCAGCCCATCGGACACATCACCGTCCACCCTGTGGCCCACCTGGGGGGTCCCCTGCCCCCCCACATGTACCCCCAGGGATTGACGGTCTCCCAGCCCACAGTGTTGGGGCATATCACCCACACCTTCACCCACCACACCCTTCCCCACGTCCAGGCTAGCCATGCTACCGCTAACGTGCCCCAGGTCAATGGGGCGGCAGTGCCTGGCCAGTGTGGCTCGTCCCTGGGGAAGCCCACAACCATGCTggcccaccaccatcaccaccaccaccacccacagcTGGTGGGACAAACCACCGTCCTCAACCCAGTCACCATGGTGACTGTACCACCATTCCCTGTTAGCACACTCAAACTGGCCTGA